Genomic segment of Thermococcus sp. 21S7:
GTTGCCGAGGACTTCGAGGGCGGAAGGGTCTTCGTGGACAAGACCCTCACGAGGGAGCTCCTCGCGGAAGGCCTCGCCAGAGAGTTCGTCAGAAGGATACAGGAAATGAGGAAGAGGCTCGACCTCGACGTCAACGACAGGATAGTCGTCACCATAGAGACCACCGACGAGAACCGCGAGTTGCTCAGCGAGAACCTCGACTACGTGGAGAAGGAGACGAGGGCAACGGAGGTTATCTTCGGCGAGACGAAAGGCTACGTCGTTGAATGGCCCGAGGTGCAGGCGAAGATAGGGATTGAGAAGGTGGAGGGCTGAAGCCCCCATTTTTCCAAAATTTTCACCTTTAGCCCGTATTCTTTAAAGCGCTCAAAATCGCTATCGTAGGCAAAAAGTTCTAATGTGAATATCTCAATCGGAGCACGGAACCCACTCATTCATCCATTCCTCAATTTCTTTCAGCGTTTTTCTGAACCTCTCAACTTCTTCCTCAGTCATACTTCCAAACGCAATCATCAGAACATCAATGTTACCTTTCTTCTCCCACCTTGAAGAACTCTCTCCGTCCGCCATATTCAAAATAAGAATTTCCAGTTACTTAACTTTTCCCGTTACCCAAAAACAATCCTCCACGCAATCCACAGCTGAAGGACCACGATGATTGTCAGCGCCAGCGCCGTCAGCTTTCTGCTCTTCCTCGGCCCGTAGAGGCCGGTTATACCGAACAGGAAGTTTAGCCCAGAAAGCTCAAGGAGCAAGCTTACCAATTCCGTGTTCCTCCCAAAGTCCATCAGTTTCCCTATGGGGTCATCGCCAGATGGATAGCCGGAGTGGAGCGCTATGAGCCTGACCGCGATAAGGATTGCCGTGCAGACAAGGTTCTGTCTCATCAGCTCAATCAGGAAGTCCCTGTTGAGTTCTCTCCCGGTAAAGAGCTTGTAGAGGGCAAAGGGAAATGCCATAATCCAGATAACCATCGAGACTAAAAGAACAAAGAAGGCGAAGATTTCAGCAAATATAGCGACTCCGTTGAGAAGCCCCCTCAACGGATTTTCCGTCATCACAACGGCCGTGGCAACGAATCCCCAGAATATCAACGCTCTGGCCACAGTGTCAAAGACCTCCTTCGGAAGGTAGAGCCTCCCGTGGGTTTTCTCGATTATCTCGGGCAGTCTTCTGATGTCCTTCCGCGAGTAGCCGTAGCGTTCGAGGGTCTTTCCAACGAAGTGAAACGCCACGAGGAGGAATGGGGCGAGGAGAAGGAAGGCAACGAAAACGTTCACGGCGTTAAGACCTTCCTTCGTTGGGGGAACGAGAAGCCAGAGGGCGAGCCAAAACCCCACCGCCAGCAACCACGGGAAAAGATAGTCCTTGATGAAGGCCCGCATGGCGGTTAATATTCCCGGGGGTAAATAACCCTTTCGAAACCCTTATAACTTATGCCCCCGTAAGTTACTTACGGTGGCGTAAGTGCTGTTCGACCTGAAGCCAAAGAGCAGGAGAGAGGAGATATTTGACAGGGAAAAGGAGTTCAAAGAATTGGAAAAAAGCATTGAGAGATATCCGCTGACGCTTCTCCTCGGGATAAGACGCGTGGGGAAGAGTTCCATCCTCAAGGCTTATCTCAACGAGAATCCCGGAATTCTGATAGATTGCCGGGAACTCTACGCCGAAAGCGGACACATAACCCGGGACGACCTCATCCGGGAACTCCAGTCGAAAGGAAGTATCCTCCAGAGAATCGCCTCAAAGTTTAAGGTAAAACTGAACCTGAAGTTCCTCCAGATTGAACCCCGGGATGCTTCCCTCAGGGAGATATTCAGGGAGCTAAACGAACTCGGAGAAAAAACCGGGAAGTTCGTCATAGCCTTCGATGAGGCCCAGTACCTCAGGTTCTACGGCTCGCGGGGCGGAAAGGAGCTCTTGGCATTATTCGCCCACGCCTACGACAGCCTGCCCAACCTACGGATCATACTGACGGGCTCGGAGGTTGGACTTCTGCACGACTTTCTTGGCATAGACGACTACGAGAGCCCTCTCTACGGGAGGGTTGGAGGAGAGATTTATGTAAAGCCCTTCGACGGCGAGACATCAAGGGCATTTCTGCGGGCAGGATTTAAAGAGGCAGGGGTTGAGGTACCAGCGGAATATATTGACAAGGCTGTCTCCACACTCGACGGCATACCCGGCTGGCTCGTCCTCTTCGGGTCGAAATACATCGAAACTCAGGACTTTCAGAGGGCTATGGAGTCAACCCTCAGCATCGCCAAAGGCCTCCTCCTTGGCGAGCTCTCGGAGCT
This window contains:
- a CDS encoding antitoxin VapB family protein, with the translated sequence MADGESSSRWEKKGNIDVLMIAFGSMTEEEVERFRKTLKEIEEWMNEWVPCSD
- a CDS encoding ATP-binding protein, producing the protein MLFDLKPKSRREEIFDREKEFKELEKSIERYPLTLLLGIRRVGKSSILKAYLNENPGILIDCRELYAESGHITRDDLIRELQSKGSILQRIASKFKVKLNLKFLQIEPRDASLREIFRELNELGEKTGKFVIAFDEAQYLRFYGSRGGKELLALFAHAYDSLPNLRIILTGSEVGLLHDFLGIDDYESPLYGRVGGEIYVKPFDGETSRAFLRAGFKEAGVEVPAEYIDKAVSTLDGIPGWLVLFGSKYIETQDFQRAMESTLSIAKGLLLGELSELERRSRRYVGILKAISLGYNRWSLIRDYLELKKMRTPEPRLHELLKNLKKMGWIEEENGEYHLTDPLAKLALR